Part of the Terriglobales bacterium genome is shown below.
GACGCGGACCGCCGTTCGCTGAATTGTTCTGTGGGTTCTTACTTCACTACCAGGACTTCCCGCACGTTGTCCCGGGCGAGGAAGAACTTGATGGAAGCGAACTCCTGGAAGAGCTTCTCGATGTTGCGGTTGTTGAAGATGCGCTGCAAACGGAAGCGCGGACCCTGTTGCAGCTCCAGCTGATCGTCGCCCACGATGTGGTAGCGGTAGTAGGGCGCGTCCGGGCCGGCGTCGCGGGTATGGAAGAACGCCAGCAGCACGCCGCCCGTCTTGGTGACGCGATGCAGCCGCTCGACCGCCGGCCGCACTACCGCCTCAGGAAGATAGTCGGGGATGTCCCAGCACAGCACGGCGTCGAACAGCGTGGTGGTGTAGGTGAGGTTCTCCACCAGAAAACGGTCCACGTTGATGGTGGGCTTGCCCTCGTCGGTGCGGGCGGCGTAGGCGGGGGAACTCGAAGCCAGCAGGATGTCCTCGTTGTAGGCCTTGTGGCCCAGTCCGGTGAGGCGGGCGATGTTGGTGGGCGAGGTGGGGCCCAAGTCGAGGATGCGCATCTCTTCCTGCCCCGCGAGCATGCGCGTGAACTCGCCGAGTCCGGTGGAATGCCGCGGGATGCGCTCACTGGAGCCGGACGGGGCGGG
Proteins encoded:
- a CDS encoding class I SAM-dependent methyltransferase, with protein sequence MAQDLYRKFQAMPSMGGGAPAPSGSSERIPRHSTGLGEFTRMLAGQEEMRILDLGPTSPTNIARLTGLGHKAYNEDILLASSSPAYAARTDEGKPTINVDRFLVENLTYTTTLFDAVLCWDIPDYLPEAVVRPAVERLHRVTKTGGVLLAFFHTRDAGPDAPYYRYHIVGDDQLELQQGPRFRLQRIFNNRNIEKLFQEFASIKFFLARDNVREVLVVK